One window of Oryza brachyantha chromosome 12, ObraRS2, whole genome shotgun sequence genomic DNA carries:
- the LOC102720383 gene encoding probable prefoldin subunit 2, with translation MAGQPSGTDKEVINEQMIANMYANMRSEMNQLYSKITELEMEVSEHSLVIGAIEPLDPSRRCYRMIGGVLVERTIKEVLPAVQRNKEGLEEVVARMNEALEKKKKEITEFELKYKIRIRKADSDTREESGMKEGSAQAQGVLVGPASGQ, from the coding sequence ATGGCTGGTCAACCAAGTGGCACTGACAAAGAAGTCATCAATGAGCAAATGATTGCAAATATGTATGCCAACATGCGCTCTGAAATGAATCAACTCTACTCCAAGATCACAGAGCTGGAAATGGAAGTCAGTGAGCACTCCCTTGTGATCGGCGCAATCGAGCCACTCGATCCCTCAAGGCGCTGCTACAGAATGATTGGGGGAGTGCTGGTTGAAAGGACTATAAAGGAGGTCTTGCCTGCAGTGCAACGCAACAAAGAGGGCCTCGAGGAAGTCGTTGCTCGCATGAACGAGGCactggagaagaagaagaaagaaatcaCCGAGTTCGAGTTGAAATACAAGATCAGAATTCGGAAAGCAGATAGTGACACCCGGGAAGAAAGCGGCATGAAGGAAGGATCTGCGCAAGCGCAAGGTGTTCTTGTAGGCCCTGCCTCTGGGCAGTAG
- the LOC102720659 gene encoding calcium-dependent protein kinase 27, translating to MGNVCVGRSFSKNGLLGSIWRSRSAAASTPSQPATTSRSIPVVLPSSPSLPEARPPPQQQPTETAPPVPIVISEPATAGQPPPPQPQPPQQEPTSLPTPPPSNTQPPVQQRQQSRAKKPAHIKRISSAGLQVESVLRRKTENLKDKYSLGRKLGQGQFGTTYLCVDKASGREYACKSIAKRKLLTDEDVEDVRREIQIMHHLAGHPSIISIRGAYEDAVAVHVVMELCAGGELFDRIVRKGHYTERQAAELARVIVGVVESCHSLGVMHRDLKPENFLFVGNEEDAPLKTIDFGLSMFFRPGEVFADVVGSPYYVAPEVLRKNYGQEADVWSAGVIIYILLCGVPPFWAETEQGIFEQVLHGTLDFESDPWPSVSEGAKDLLRKVLVRDPKKRLTAHEVQCHPWLQMSGSAPDKPLDSAVLSRLRQFSAMNKLKKMALRVIAENLSEEEIAGLKEMFKMMDTDNSGQINYEELKAGLERVGANMKESEIYQLMQAADIDNSGTIDYGEFIAATLHLNKVEREDHLYAAFQYFDKDGSGYITSDELQQACDEFGIEDVRLEDMIGEVDQDNDGRIDYNEFVAMMQKSTAGFGKKGHQYNLSSGFRDALKSHS from the exons ATGGGCAACGTCTGCGTCGGCCGCAGCTTCTCCAAGAACGGGCTCCTCGGGAGCATCTGGCGGTcgcgctccgccgcggcgtccaCCCCGTCGCAGCCCGCCACCACCTCGCGCTCTATCCCCGTcgtgctcccctcctctccttctctGCCGGAggccaggccgccgccgcagcagcagcccaCCGAGACCGCGCCTCCGGTGCCGATCGTTATCTCcgagccggcgacggcggggcagcctccgccgcctcaaCCGCAGCCCCCGCAGCAAGAGCCCACCAGCCTAccgaccccgccgccgtcgaacaCCCAGCCGCCGgtgcagcagcggcagcagtcGCGCGCCAAGAAGCCGGCGCACATCAAGCGCATCTCCAGCGCCGGCCTGCAGGTGGAGTCGGTGCTCCGGCGAAAGACGGAGAATCTCAAGGACAAGTACAGCCTCGGCCGGAAGCTCGGGCAGGGCCAGTTCGGGACGACGTACCTCTGCGTCGACAAGGCGTCGGGGAGGGAGTACGCGTGCAAGTCGATCGCGAAGCGGAAGCTCCTCACCGACGAGGACGTCGAGGACGTCCGCCGCGAGATCCAGATCATGCACCACCTCGCCGGCCACCCGAGCATCATCTCCATCCGGGGCGCGTACGAGGACGCCGTGGCGGTGCACGTCGTCATGGAGctctgcgccggcggcgagctgttCGACCGGATCGTCCGGAAGGGGCACTACACGGAGCGGCAGGCCGCCGAGCTGGCGCGCGTcatcgtcggcgtcgtcgagtCGTGCCACTCCCTCGGCGTCATGCACCGCGACCTCAAGCCCGAGAACTTCCTCTTCGTCGGCAACGAGGAGGACGCGCCGCTCAAGACCATCGACTTCGGCCTCTCCATGTTCTTCCGCCCAG GCGAGGTGTTCGCCGACGTGGTGGGGAGCCCGTACTACGTGGCGCCGGAGGTGCTGAGGAAGAACTACGGGCAGGAGGCCGACGTGTGGAGCGCCGGCGTCATCATCTACATCCTCCTCTGCGGCGTGCCGCCGTTCTGGGCAG AGACGGAGCAGGGGATATTCGAGCAGGTGCTGCACGGTACGCTGGACTTCGAGTCGGATCCATGGCCGAGCGTGTCGGAGGGTGCCAAGGACCTGCTCCGCAAGGTGCTCGTCCGGGACCCCAAGAAGCGGCTCACGGCGCACGAAGTCCAAT GCCATCCATGGCTGCAGATGAGCGGGTCGGCGCCGGACAAGCCGCTGGACTCGGCGGTGCTGTCGCGTCTCCGGCAGTTCTCGGCGATGAACAAGCTCAAGAAGATGGCACTGAGA GTGATCGCGGAGAACTtgtcggaggaggagatcgccgGGCTGAAGGAGATGTTCAAGATGATGGACACGGACAACAGCGGGCAGATCAACTACGAGGAGCTCAAGGCCGGGCTGGAGAGGGTGGGCGCCAACATGAAGGAGTCTGAAATATATCAGCTCATGCAGGCT GCTGATATTGACAACAGTGGCACCATAGACTATGGGGAGTTCATAGCTGCCACTCTGCACCTCAACAAGGTTGAGAGGGAAGATCATCTGTATGCTGCTTTCCAATACTTTGACAAAGATGGCAGTGGGTACATCACATCTGATGAGCTCCAGCAAGCCTGCGACGAGTTTGGCATCGAGGACGTTCGACTCGAAGACATGATAGGCGAAGTAGATCAGGACAAC gATGGGCGCATAGATTACAACGAGTTTGTGGCGATGATGCAGAAATCGACAGCAGGGTTTGGGAAGAAAGGCCATCAGTATAATCTTAGCAGTGGTTTTAGGGATGCCTTGAAGTCACATAGCTGA